Proteins from one Deinococcus actinosclerus genomic window:
- the lnt gene encoding apolipoprotein N-acyltransferase: MPTPATGLLLGLLLAACGLPLPWSAATFVPLALILPFIASAPTPRQAAGRGFWVGFGYFGLHLWWLGAFLQQLLGAAPLVLVLFALEGAFLAVTAFLAARVARTRTGRIWTLAGAWIILEWLRFLGPLAFPWPTLGYTLLPTPAIQIADLGGVLLGSVLVTFTAASLSHAWVGAQEQGRRPWAPALLAALTWAAALGYGMTRTPGSGPDHPMRVMRVTFDVFRRATGELSTETQFEQTRAASLNRPPGSVVVWSETALTYPGAPDTRPDFPGPGISGAGGVDFGTNPADPLAEPREYNAAITLDATGRVTSRSDKTKLVPFGEEFPFQTILGPVYRAILTPLGFAIPDFRPNANPTPLALNGVLYGAYICYDSVFPRVARALAAQGAQLLVNPSNDGWYKGWGVQQHFNMGRVRAIETRRWLVRSVNNGVAGAVDDLGRPVQLVQSGDQLRTLDVRPRLLGGTTLYVRVGDWPALLLALGMIGFGVTRRERMF; the protein is encoded by the coding sequence ATGCCCACCCCCGCCACTGGCCTCCTGCTCGGGCTGCTGCTTGCCGCCTGCGGCCTCCCACTGCCCTGGAGCGCCGCCACCTTCGTGCCCCTCGCCCTGATCCTGCCCTTCATCGCGTCCGCCCCGACCCCCCGTCAGGCCGCCGGCCGGGGCTTCTGGGTGGGCTTCGGGTACTTCGGGCTGCACCTGTGGTGGCTGGGCGCGTTCCTCCAGCAGCTCCTCGGCGCCGCGCCCCTCGTCCTCGTGCTGTTCGCGCTCGAAGGCGCCTTTCTCGCCGTCACCGCGTTCCTGGCTGCCCGCGTCGCCCGCACCCGCACGGGGCGGATCTGGACGCTGGCCGGCGCGTGGATCATCCTCGAATGGCTGCGCTTCCTCGGGCCCCTCGCGTTTCCCTGGCCCACCCTGGGCTACACGCTGCTGCCCACCCCCGCCATCCAGATCGCGGACCTAGGCGGCGTCCTGCTGGGGAGCGTCCTCGTGACCTTCACCGCCGCCAGCCTCTCCCACGCCTGGGTGGGCGCGCAGGAACAGGGGAGACGCCCCTGGGCGCCCGCGCTGCTCGCCGCACTCACCTGGGCCGCCGCGCTCGGGTACGGGATGACCCGCACGCCCGGCAGCGGCCCCGACCACCCCATGCGCGTCATGCGCGTCACCTTCGACGTCTTCAGACGCGCCACTGGCGAACTGTCCACCGAAACGCAGTTTGAGCAGACCCGCGCCGCGAGCCTGAACCGCCCTCCAGGCAGCGTGGTCGTGTGGAGTGAAACAGCGCTCACCTATCCCGGGGCGCCCGACACGCGCCCGGACTTCCCCGGCCCCGGCATCAGCGGCGCGGGCGGCGTCGACTTCGGCACGAATCCAGCGGATCCTCTGGCCGAGCCGCGCGAGTACAACGCGGCCATCACACTCGACGCCACCGGTCGCGTCACCAGCCGCAGCGACAAGACCAAACTCGTGCCCTTCGGTGAGGAATTCCCGTTCCAGACCATTCTCGGTCCCGTCTACCGCGCGATTCTCACGCCCCTCGGCTTCGCCATTCCCGACTTCCGACCGAACGCGAATCCCACACCCCTCGCCCTGAACGGTGTCCTGTACGGGGCGTACATCTGCTACGACAGTGTGTTTCCCCGGGTGGCGCGGGCGCTGGCCGCGCAGGGCGCGCAACTTCTCGTGAACCCCAGCAACGACGGCTGGTACAAGGGCTGGGGCGTCCAGCAGCACTTCAACATGGGCCGCGTGCGGGCCATCGAGACGCGGCGCTGGCTGGTCCGCAGCGTGAACAACGGCGTGGCGGGCGCCGTGGACGACCTGGGGCGTCCAGTCCAGCTTGTCCAGAGCGGGGATCAGCTCCGGACGCTGGATGTCCGCCCCCGGCTGTTGGGTGGCACCACGCTGTACGTCCGGGTGGGTGACTGGCCGGCGCTGCTGCTGGCGCTGGGCATGATCGGGTTCGGTGTCACGCGCCGGGAGCGCATGTTCTGA
- a CDS encoding metallophosphoesterase family protein, with the protein MRLAFISDIHGNIHALTAVKRFLSEHIVNQVIVVGDLVGYGASPGPVIDFVKREGWTVGLGSSDMRVAMDMGDRADRKGVADQVLTWTKKMLTPEQVDFLRRLPPGGRIMTPVGRVRYFHGSPHDPEQRLDLMAPERELEALADSLGSRVIVVGGTHVPFMRVVGETTFVDPGSVGLTLNHEPGADVVIVDCVGRKPKVSLHKVTYDFASSAFDIMAWNLPPVIADVIRTGRMG; encoded by the coding sequence TTGAGACTGGCGTTTATCAGTGACATTCACGGGAACATTCACGCGTTGACAGCGGTGAAGCGGTTCCTGTCAGAGCACATCGTGAATCAGGTGATCGTGGTGGGTGACCTGGTGGGGTACGGCGCGAGCCCGGGCCCGGTGATCGACTTCGTGAAGCGCGAGGGCTGGACGGTGGGACTGGGGTCCAGCGACATGCGCGTGGCGATGGACATGGGTGACCGCGCCGACCGCAAGGGCGTGGCGGATCAGGTGCTCACCTGGACGAAGAAGATGCTCACGCCGGAGCAGGTGGATTTCCTGCGGCGCCTGCCGCCGGGCGGGCGGATCATGACGCCGGTGGGGCGCGTGCGGTACTTCCACGGCAGTCCGCACGACCCGGAGCAGCGGCTGGACCTGATGGCGCCCGAGCGGGAACTGGAGGCGCTGGCGGACTCGCTGGGGTCGCGGGTGATCGTCGTAGGGGGCACGCACGTGCCGTTTATGCGCGTGGTCGGTGAGACGACGTTCGTGGATCCGGGCAGCGTGGGGCTGACCCTGAATCACGAGCCGGGGGCGGACGTGGTGATCGTGGACTGCGTGGGCCGCAAGCCGAAGGTGTCGCTGCACAAGGTGACGTACGATTTCGCGTCGAGCGCGTTCGACATCATGGCCTGGAATCTGCCGCCGGTGATCGCGGACGTGATCCGCACGGGCCGCATGGGCTGA
- a CDS encoding alanine--glyoxylate aminotransferase family protein: MLDATPEHILLTPGPTPIHPRAMQALTRPMLGHMDPEVFALNSEIQADLRAMYGATDSTFTALLAGTGSLGMEAGFANLVEPGDEVLVCANGSFGHRMAEMAARYGARVRLVTAPLGEAINPDEVAARLDGVQMVAVVHGETSTGVLNPVPEIARLVQQSGALLTVDAVTTAGMEPFHMAQWGVDYAYTGAQKCLSAPPGLAPVAISDRAFARFQARRTPTPLWYCDFQGLRDYWQDHSYHHTVPVNLHYALHAALRAALDEGLEQRQRRVQQVGAAIQAALAPLGFTPYVRRPEDRLPTVLALRLPDGLDDAGVRKALRARHISVTGGLGATAGQIWRLGLMGETARPAPYLTLMRALEELLGERGLADRFLTALDPVPA; the protein is encoded by the coding sequence ATGCTGGACGCGACCCCCGAGCACATCCTGCTGACCCCCGGCCCCACACCGATCCACCCCCGGGCCATGCAGGCCCTCACGCGGCCGATGCTCGGACACATGGACCCCGAGGTGTTTGCCCTCAACAGCGAGATCCAGGCCGATCTGCGCGCCATGTACGGCGCCACGGACAGCACCTTCACCGCGCTCCTCGCAGGCACCGGCAGCCTGGGCATGGAAGCCGGGTTCGCCAACCTCGTGGAACCCGGCGACGAGGTGCTCGTGTGCGCCAACGGATCCTTCGGGCACCGCATGGCCGAGATGGCCGCCCGCTACGGCGCCCGCGTCCGCCTCGTGACCGCGCCGCTGGGCGAGGCGATCAACCCGGACGAGGTCGCCGCGCGCCTCGACGGCGTCCAGATGGTCGCGGTCGTGCACGGCGAGACGAGCACCGGCGTCCTGAACCCCGTCCCCGAGATCGCCCGGCTCGTCCAGCAGAGCGGCGCGCTGCTGACCGTCGACGCTGTCACGACCGCCGGGATGGAACCCTTCCACATGGCGCAGTGGGGCGTGGACTACGCCTACACCGGCGCGCAGAAATGCCTCAGCGCCCCCCCCGGCCTGGCGCCCGTCGCCATCAGTGACCGCGCCTTCGCGCGCTTCCAGGCCCGGCGCACCCCCACGCCCCTGTGGTACTGCGACTTCCAGGGCCTGCGCGACTACTGGCAGGATCACTCCTACCACCACACCGTCCCGGTCAACCTGCATTACGCGCTGCACGCCGCGCTGCGCGCCGCACTAGACGAAGGCCTGGAGCAGCGGCAGCGGCGCGTGCAGCAGGTCGGCGCGGCCATCCAGGCTGCCCTGGCGCCGCTGGGCTTCACCCCCTACGTGCGCCGCCCCGAAGACCGCCTGCCCACCGTCCTCGCCCTGCGCCTGCCGGACGGACTCGACGACGCCGGCGTGCGTAAGGCCCTCCGCGCGCGGCACATCAGTGTCACCGGCGGGCTGGGCGCCACCGCAGGCCAGATCTGGCGCCTGGGCCTGATGGGCGAAACCGCGCGCCCCGCCCCCTATCTGACCCTCATGCGTGCCCTGGAGGAGCTGCTGGGCGAGCGCGGCCTCGCGGACCGTTTCCTGACGGCCCTGGACCCTGTGCCGGCCTGA
- a CDS encoding HAD family hydrolase → MPSHPPLRAVLFDRDDTIAFTDPGVYREAALWGHATFGLDARTFGAALRDQWNRRALDWWDLRTQAQEDAFWQAYGQELAGILGLTDEQTAQLMARWPYEAYMKPVTNARHVLETLRARGLKVGVLSNTLPSIDRTLRAVGLDDLVDVAVATCVVGVHKPDAGAYLHAAQALEVEPAEVLFVDDKPENVQAARDLGMHGLLIDLRGERPDAIHDLARVLDVVSELEVAC, encoded by the coding sequence ATGCCCAGCCACCCTCCCCTGCGCGCCGTGCTGTTTGACCGTGACGACACCATCGCCTTCACCGACCCCGGGGTGTACCGCGAGGCCGCCCTGTGGGGCCACGCGACCTTCGGCCTGGACGCCCGCACCTTCGGGGCGGCGCTGCGCGACCAGTGGAACCGGCGCGCGCTGGACTGGTGGGATCTGCGCACCCAGGCGCAGGAGGACGCCTTCTGGCAGGCGTACGGCCAGGAACTCGCGGGCATCCTCGGCCTGACGGACGAGCAGACCGCGCAGCTCATGGCGCGCTGGCCGTACGAGGCGTACATGAAACCCGTAACGAACGCCCGCCACGTGCTCGAGACCCTGCGCGCCCGCGGCCTGAAGGTGGGCGTCCTGAGCAACACCCTGCCCAGCATCGACCGGACGCTGCGCGCCGTGGGCCTGGACGACCTCGTGGACGTCGCGGTCGCGACCTGCGTGGTGGGCGTGCACAAGCCCGACGCCGGCGCCTACCTGCACGCGGCGCAGGCGCTGGAGGTGGAACCTGCCGAGGTGCTGTTCGTGGACGACAAGCCCGAGAACGTCCAGGCGGCCCGCGACCTGGGCATGCACGGCCTACTGATCGACCTGCGGGGCGAGCGGCCCGACGCCATCCACGACCTCGCGCGGGTGCTGGACGTGGTGAGCGAACTGGAGGTCGCGTGCTGA
- a CDS encoding dipeptidase, protein MLIDGHLDLAFNALNGRDLTLGLEALRAADPVPDETATVSLPELRGAGVRVCFGTLFALPHGAGSPGGYGDHAGARAQALAQLDTYLRWQDAGQIRLLTSREAVTEHLSGQDTRLGVALLMEGADPIRDADDLPFWVERGVRVIGPAWGRTRFAGGTDAPGPLTPQGRDLVQAMRDLGVTLDASHLDDASFWEALEFGPQVIATHANSRSLVPGNRHLTDDMARAVAQAGGMIGLVFLNRFIRPLPEGSEAAVPLTELADHARHYAALVGWEHVALGTDLDGGFGAEKAPAGVDRYADVPAFLQQVPAEAREGVAWGNWARWLTHRL, encoded by the coding sequence GTGCTGATCGACGGGCACCTCGACCTGGCCTTCAACGCGCTGAACGGCCGCGACCTCACGCTCGGGCTGGAGGCGCTGCGCGCCGCGGACCCCGTGCCGGACGAGACGGCCACGGTGTCGCTGCCGGAATTGCGTGGGGCCGGCGTGCGGGTGTGTTTCGGAACGCTGTTCGCCCTGCCGCACGGCGCAGGCAGTCCGGGCGGCTACGGCGACCATGCGGGCGCGCGCGCGCAGGCCCTGGCGCAGCTCGACACGTACCTCCGCTGGCAGGACGCCGGGCAGATCCGCCTGCTCACCTCCCGCGAGGCCGTCACCGAGCACCTGAGCGGCCAGGACACCCGGCTGGGCGTGGCGCTGCTCATGGAGGGCGCCGATCCCATCCGCGACGCGGACGACCTGCCCTTCTGGGTCGAGCGGGGCGTGCGCGTGATCGGGCCCGCCTGGGGCCGCACCCGTTTCGCGGGCGGGACCGACGCGCCCGGGCCGCTGACCCCGCAGGGACGGGACCTCGTGCAGGCCATGCGCGATCTGGGCGTCACGCTCGACGCCTCCCACCTGGACGACGCCTCGTTCTGGGAGGCACTGGAGTTCGGGCCGCAGGTGATCGCCACTCACGCCAACAGCCGCAGCCTCGTGCCCGGCAACCGGCACCTGACCGACGACATGGCCCGCGCGGTGGCGCAGGCGGGCGGGATGATCGGACTGGTGTTCCTCAACCGCTTCATCCGCCCTCTGCCGGAAGGGAGCGAGGCTGCGGTGCCGCTGACCGAGCTGGCCGACCACGCCCGGCACTACGCGGCGCTGGTGGGCTGGGAGCACGTCGCGCTGGGCACGGACCTCGATGGCGGCTTCGGCGCCGAGAAGGCCCCGGCGGGCGTGGACCGCTACGCCGACGTGCCCGCCTTCCTGCAGCAGGTGCCCGCAGAGGCGCGGGAGGGTGTGGCGTGGGGCAACTGGGCGCGCTGGCTCACGCACCGGCTGTGA